From the Myripristis murdjan chromosome 14, fMyrMur1.1, whole genome shotgun sequence genome, one window contains:
- the pfdn1 gene encoding prefoldin subunit 1 isoform X2, protein MAAPIDLELKKAFTELQAKMIDRQQKVKLADLQIDQLIRLQKHAKLTLSEITALPDSTRVYEGVGRMFILQSKEEISNQLTDKQKTADEKIKELEKKSYLERSVKEAEDNIREMLLSRRAQ, encoded by the exons ATGGCGGCGCCCATAGACCTCGAGCTGAAGAag gccttcACGGAGCTGCAGGCCAAGATGATTGACAGGCAGCAGAAGGTGAAGCTGGCCGACCTGCAGATCGATCAGCTGATCAGGTTACAGAAACACGCCAAGCTGACGCTGAGCGAGATCACAGCGCTGCCCGACAGCACACGCGTGTACGAGGGCGTGGGACGCat GTTCATCCTGCAGTCTAAAGAGGAGATCAGCAACCAGCTGACTGACAAACAGAAGACAGCTGACGAGAAGATCAAAGAGCTggag aaGAAGTCGTACCTGGAGCGCAGTGTGAAGGAAGCTGAAGACAACATCAGAGAGATGCTGCTGTCCA
- the pfdn1 gene encoding prefoldin subunit 1 isoform X1, whose amino-acid sequence MAAPIDLELKKAFTELQAKMIDRQQKVKLADLQIDQLIRLQKHAKLTLSEITALPDSTRVYEGVGRMFILQSKEEISNQLTDKQKTADEKIKELEQKKSYLERSVKEAEDNIREMLLSRRAQ is encoded by the exons ATGGCGGCGCCCATAGACCTCGAGCTGAAGAag gccttcACGGAGCTGCAGGCCAAGATGATTGACAGGCAGCAGAAGGTGAAGCTGGCCGACCTGCAGATCGATCAGCTGATCAGGTTACAGAAACACGCCAAGCTGACGCTGAGCGAGATCACAGCGCTGCCCGACAGCACACGCGTGTACGAGGGCGTGGGACGCat GTTCATCCTGCAGTCTAAAGAGGAGATCAGCAACCAGCTGACTGACAAACAGAAGACAGCTGACGAGAAGATCAAAGAGCTggag cagaaGAAGTCGTACCTGGAGCGCAGTGTGAAGGAAGCTGAAGACAACATCAGAGAGATGCTGCTGTCCA